CCTGCCCACCGGGCCCGTCATGCTCTGCACGAGCGCTCGCGCGAGCGCTTGGAGGTCGGTCTCGACGGCGCCGGTGTCCGGAATGGGGATGTCGGTGGCGAAGTGTTCGGCGAGCGCGTCGACGACCAGGCTCGCGCGGTCCGTCCAGCGCCGGTAAACCGTCGTCTTGTGCACCCCGGCCCGCTGAGCCACGCCCTCGATGGTCAGCTCGGCATATCCCCGGTCCAGCAACTCGGCGAGGGTGGCGGCGCGCACCGCCGCCTGTGCCTTGCGGCCGCGCCCGACCGGGCGGGCGGGACCGGAGGAACTCAACTCCATTGCGACTCCAAGTTGCGTTAATGGGTGATCATGTGCCAGGCTCCAGCGTATCGCAACTTGAAGTTGCGTCGAGTGGGTTCCTGTCCAGCCGCGCGCCGGAGAGCCCTCAATCCAGGAGAAGCGTCGTGACGACACCACCACCGCCCGCAGGCTGTGGGAGCTGTCCGAGGGGCTCACCGGCGTTCCCTTTCGGCTTTCGGCGTCGGCAACCTGGTCGACGACCCCGAACTCAGGATCCCCCCGGCAAGCGCCGTAGTCGCCGCGTTCCGCATCGCATCTACCCCGCGCGCGCGGTCGACCGGCGGCCTACGAAGGGAAGTACGGCGAAAGCCTGTTCCTGACCTGCTCGGTATGGCGCCAGGCCGACGAGGACGTCGCCCTCACCCCCGCCCGCGGAACCTGCGTCATCGTTTGCGGCCGCCTGAAGCAGTGCACGTACGAGGACCGCGAAGGCGTAAAGCGCGCCGTCGTCGAGCTCGACGACGAGGAAATCGGCCCAGCCTCAAGACCGCCCGCCACCGGCACCAGAACAGCTCACAGACGCCGTTCCAGCCGCTCGCCGCGGCCGGTCGCGGCCCCTCCCGCGCCCCCGGCGGCTGGCAGCGCGTGAACAGTACCTCGACCCCAGACAGGAGCCCCGCCCCGATGGCCCGCACACCCGACCTCGTTACCCTCGCTTCCCTCGACACGCACCGCCTGATCGTCGCCCTTCCGAACCAGGGCCCCGCCGACGTCCGCTCGAACCTGCCGCGCGCCACCGCCGCCGCCATGCTGCGCCGCCTCGCCGACGAGCTCGACGCCGAGCAGCTCCTCGCCGCCCTGCCCGGGGAGGCGTTCGCCACCCTCGCCCACCAACTCACCCGCCGCCACCGCCCCGCCGAAGCCGCCCGGCACGCTGCCGACGCCTTCGCCCGCCACACCCGCGAGCTCGCCAACATGCTCGCCGCCGCCCTCGACCGAGGCATCCCCGCCGAAGCCCCGTCGGTCGGCCGGCACCTGGTCTCGATGCTGCGCAGCCACGCCGTCAATCTCGACAGCCCGCCCCGGACCGCCGTCAACGATGTGCTCGACCTCGCCGCCGCCCGCCACGCCCGCCTCACCCGCCGGACACAGCGCTGAGCAGCGACACCACCCTCGCCGTTGACCGGGGCAGATGCCGTTGGTTCCCAGGCCGCGGGAAACGGGCCGTCGGCGTTGGCGCGAAGCACCGGCTGCTCTTCATCGACCGGATCCTGGCCACACTCGTGCACCTCCGCCACGGAGCTGATCGGCTGCCAAGGCGCGGACTTGGCGTGCCGATGTGGGGGAAGTGGCCCGGCAAGCGAGGCAGCTCAGCTGTCGTGTCTCATGAGACACCTCGAGGTGGTGGTCTCTCAGACTGGGATATTCGGGCGCTTGTTCGGTGGGTGGTTGGTTAGGATCGCCGGAATGGAAGCCCGCACCCCGCCCGTCCTGCTCCTGCCCGCACCCCGCACCTCGACCGCCGAACTCATCGGCCAGGCAGCAGCCTGGCGCGGCTACGACGTGGCCGACCGGGCGGCGCGTGTCGAAGGACGCCGGGTGCACTGGTACGGAGGCCCCCGTGCAGCCGCACGCCTTGCCGGCCCGCTGGGCCTCGGGCTACTCGAACCGGCCGACGACTGGCTGACGCACGTACCGCGCCCCCTCCTGCGGCGCAGCGTACGGCTCACCACCCTCGCCGAGGCCCGGACACTGCGGGAACGGGCCTTCGTGAAGCCGCCCTCGGCCAAGATCGACCTGCTGCCCGCCGCCGTTCACGAGGACGGGACCAGCCTGCCCGGCGGGCTCGACGGCTCCACGCCGGTCCTGGTGAGCGGGGTGGTGGAGTTCGCTGCCGAGTACCGGCTGTTCGTCCTCGATGGCGAAACCGTCGCCGGAAGCCGGTACGCCGTCCGCGGACGCCTCGACCCGGCGCCGCTGGACGCGGAAAGCCGTGCGTTCGGCCGCACCGTCCTCGATGCCACGGCTGCCGGTCTGCCCAGCGCGGTGTGCCTGGACATCGGTCGGCTCGTCGACGGCGGCTGGGCGGTCGTCGAGACCAACATGGCCTGGTTCGCCCACTGTTACGCCGCCGAACCGGACCGCGTCCTCGACGTGGTGCTCCGCGCCGCCGGCCCGATCGCCTCGGTCGCCGAGCGGGACCGGCCGTACCTGAGCGGGTCAGCGGCCCATCCGGAGCGGGCTCAAGGGTGACCGGTACTCGGCCTGGTCGGCGACCAGGTCGGCGTAGGCGTCACGGCGCTTCAAGATCGTCGCGAGTCGTACGGACATGCCGCCAGCCCCCGCCCGCACGAGGTCAGCCGTGCGGCACAGGGCACTCGCCCGGCGTTCCTCCCGGACAGCCCTGACTGGGCATCAGGGCACCTACGCGTACAGCGCCCCGACGCCGAACCCGAGCCCGATCACCGTGAAGAGCGCGCCGACTCCGACGAAGACCCACCACAGGCCGTTGCCTCCGGCCGGAAGGATCCACCGGGAGGGATTCGCGGGGTCGTAGCGGACCTCGACCCGGGTTCCGACGGCAGGAGTCCTGTTGAGCGGGCGGGCCACGTTCGAGCTGGTCTCCATGGCCCGGCCGTCCGCCGTGGTCCAGGCGACGACCGGCGCGTACGCCGTGGTCCCGGTGCTCCGGATCGTGATCGAGTCGCCCGAGCCCGCGCCCTCCATCCGCATCGCCTCGAGGCGGATCACCACCCCCTGGGCCCGCACGCCGTCGCGCAGCAGACGCCGGGTCTCCCGGACCTTGTGGCAGGACACCGCACCGAGCACGGCCCCCGGCAGGGCGAAGGCGAGGGAAAGGATCCACAGAGTAGAAGAGGGCGGCATGAGACCTGTTTCGGTTCGGAAGCGGGGCGCGGGGCCCGGTGCACGACCGGCTTGCGCAACGCGCAAGCCCCCGCACCCCCGGGTCCGAGTACTACCCGTCCAGACGCCTGTGCACCGGTTTCGGTTTCGCAGGTCCCGTGCGCGAGCAGGGTGCGACCGAGCCCCCTGGGACCCGACGGCTGCGTGCCGCACGCTAACGACCTTGGGAGCGATACCAGCTCCGGATCTGCCTGGCGGTCTGGGCCCCTGCGCGATCAGGACGCCGCTAAGGAGGAGTGGTGCCGTCCGGCGGATCGCGGTCGCTGCTGTTTTGACCGGCGCGTCTTGGTCAGGGAGTGGACCGCAGCGGCGCCGCCCGCCACGTCATCCCCGGGGGCTGGAGTAGGGGCGAGGGCTCAGGGCCGGGGTCATCGGTGTCGACGACTCCGGCGGCCGTGTGGTCGAAGTCGGCGGGCCAGCGGGTGTGCTCGCTGGCCACGGCGCCGGTCAGGCGCGCTTCGACAAGGTTGGCGGTGCTCAAGTCGGTGCCGCGCAAGTCGGCCATGCGGAGATCGGCGCGTTGGAAGACCGCGCCGTGGGCGACGGCCTTGCGCAGGTTTGCCTCGCGCAGGTCGGTCTCAGTGAAGTCGGCGTCGCGCAAGTCGGTTTCGACCAGCTTCGCGCCCCGTAGGTCGGCCAGAATGCAGCGAGCCCGCCGGAGAATCGCAGTCGTGAGGTCGGCGTGCCGCAGGTTGACCGAGACCAGGGACGCCTGGGTCAGATTGGCGTGGTATAGGCCCGCGGCCTCCAGGCAAGCGCGGTCGAAGTTGACCTCGGGGAACCAGAGGCCGTCGCAGTCGGCCCGGCGCAAGTCGGTGATGCTGAGATTGACCCAGGACTGCTCCCGGTGCTGGCACAGCACGCCGAGCGCGGTCAGCGCCACCTGGGCGTCGGCGGCGCGAGTCTCCAGGGGGGTGATGTCGTTGATGGGCACGTCTGCCGCCGGTGATTCCGGCCCGGCGGGTGGCCAGGGCAGGTGCGTACGCAGATACGCGGCCTGGATGGAGATGATGGCCTCCCGGTCGCGGGCGGACTGCTCCGCGATCCGCCACAGCGCGTGCAACCCGCCGATGCGCACATCCAGCTTGTCGCTGCCGAGCTGGTCGACGGCCCGGCTGAATCGGTCGGTGACGTAGCCCTCCTGGGTGGCGCGCAAACCGTCCTGACTCACCCGCAGTTGCCGCCAGGTGGCATACGCGCCAAAGAGCACGACCAGGCCGCCGACCACCTGCAGAAGCGTCGTACGGACATCATTCACCGCCTTCAGTCGATCCTGTGCGGCGACGCTCGCCCCGGCGAGATCGTGGTCGACCACCACACCGG
The Streptomyces sp. NBC_01296 DNA segment above includes these coding regions:
- a CDS encoding single-stranded DNA-binding protein, producing MTCSVWRQADEDVALTPARGTCVIVCGRLKQCTYEDREGVKRAVVELDDEEIGPASRPPATGTRTAHRRRSSRSPRPVAAPPAPPAAGSA
- a CDS encoding ATP-grasp domain-containing protein; amino-acid sequence: MEARTPPVLLLPAPRTSTAELIGQAAAWRGYDVADRAARVEGRRVHWYGGPRAAARLAGPLGLGLLEPADDWLTHVPRPLLRRSVRLTTLAEARTLRERAFVKPPSAKIDLLPAAVHEDGTSLPGGLDGSTPVLVSGVVEFAAEYRLFVLDGETVAGSRYAVRGRLDPAPLDAESRAFGRTVLDATAAGLPSAVCLDIGRLVDGGWAVVETNMAWFAHCYAAEPDRVLDVVLRAAGPIASVAERDRPYLSGSAAHPERAQG
- a CDS encoding DUF3592 domain-containing protein, producing MPPSSTLWILSLAFALPGAVLGAVSCHKVRETRRLLRDGVRAQGVVIRLEAMRMEGAGSGDSITIRSTGTTAYAPVVAWTTADGRAMETSSNVARPLNRTPAVGTRVEVRYDPANPSRWILPAGGNGLWWVFVGVGALFTVIGLGFGVGALYA
- a CDS encoding pentapeptide repeat-containing protein → MLAGAAGLVVLGTVFVLLPGVVVDHDLAGASVAAQDRLKAVNDVRTTLLQVVGGLVVLFGAYATWRQLRVSQDGLRATQEGYVTDRFSRAVDQLGSDKLDVRIGGLHALWRIAEQSARDREAIISIQAAYLRTHLPWPPAGPESPAADVPINDITPLETRAADAQVALTALGVLCQHREQSWVNLSITDLRRADCDGLWFPEVNFDRACLEAAGLYHANLTQASLVSVNLRHADLTTAILRRARCILADLRGAKLVETDLRDADFTETDLREANLRKAVAHGAVFQRADLRMADLRGTDLSTANLVEARLTGAVASEHTRWPADFDHTAAGVVDTDDPGPEPSPLLQPPGMTWRAAPLRSTP